A window of the Hordeum vulgare subsp. vulgare chromosome 5H, MorexV3_pseudomolecules_assembly, whole genome shotgun sequence genome harbors these coding sequences:
- the LOC123398665 gene encoding uncharacterized protein LOC123398665, which translates to MADTELLDFVDLLGYEAAGVEDVLGHPVLLSPHRRQLMYYQFDTDKLLANDRRNWLQANAYPAAGWILFASGFDPILKKIIAYQAKQFISKNQWKRYGDDYLVRCRRSFELDFFGALHFSSVVTGHYSQHFKAVTQGNPRQEIKCRVDYVLKNVLPRLLTRRYNAMFVHLNN; encoded by the exons ATGGCGGATACAGAGTTGCTGGATTTTGTTGATCTTCTCGGGTATGAAGCAGCAGG AGTTGAAGATGTCTTGGGCCACCCTGTCCTCCTTTCGCCTCATAGGCGGCAGCTCATGTACTACCAGTTCGATACGGATAAACTACTTGCCAATGATCGACGTAATTGGCTGCAAGCAAATGCTTACCCTGCAGCTGGCTGGATACTATTTGCTTCAGGCTTTGATCCAATATTAAAGAAAATAATTGCCTATCAAGcaaaacaatttatcagcaagaatcAATGGAAAAGGTATGGTGATGATTATTTGGTGCGGTGCCGTCGTAGCtttgaac tagatttttTCGGAGCTTTACATTTTTCAAGCGTGGTAACGGGGCATTACAGCCAGCATTTCAAGGCCGTTACACAG GGCAACCCGAGACAGGAAATTAAATGCCGAGTCGATTATGTGCTCAAGAATGTGCTACCCCGTCTGCTCACAAGGCGCTACAACGCGATGTTCGTCCACTTAAATAATTAG